In a single window of the Methanofollis ethanolicus genome:
- a CDS encoding dipeptidase has translation MKSTGIFLVLMVLLASAPVSACTIFAVTPGASGNGTMYLGHTNDGVGPDWRNIDDIVLTYVPAADHAPGETRPVYFDPNSGSDAAGKKAGNTSHLVLGEIEQVPHTYAYYTASYAMMNEHQLLSAECTDYAKVELNAEEGKRIFYSSELSNIALERCTTARDAVELVGSLIDAYGYYGTGETLIFADPTEAWVIEMCSSPAGTGGLWVAEKIPDGEVFVAGNEFRVRNVTAGDPDMLYTPDLFSVAEEYGLWSPSEGTFDWLEATSYGEYSHPYYSLMRVWSIQNRLAPSLKVSPYVEDSYTTALPFTVVPDTPVNRTTALSLFRDHYEGTDFDLTAGIAAGPFGNPYRYLGPADAHTNFQNDTSIEVRPGANPRPVSAIFCSYSYVAEARSGLPDPVGGVLWFGPAVAYETVYAPIYAGSEDVSTSYTTGTRTEYDPDAAYWTFDFVTNWAMLRYDAMIEDILAEQVRLEAESMRLVGETDAEAAGMIAAGDEASARRLLTNVTVQRGDEIINEWQDLSAMLIVKYSNGLVTDPATEDVDEPGYPAWWYQEAGYQYGPRVYDLERLRATPGLNYTGESVWFPKNVSIDQILERI, from the coding sequence ATGAAAAGTACAGGAATTTTTCTGGTACTGATGGTCCTTCTTGCATCCGCACCTGTCTCGGCGTGCACCATCTTCGCGGTCACGCCGGGCGCCTCCGGGAACGGCACCATGTATCTCGGCCACACCAACGACGGCGTCGGGCCCGATTGGAGAAACATCGACGACATCGTCCTGACCTATGTCCCGGCGGCCGACCATGCGCCGGGAGAGACGCGGCCCGTCTACTTCGACCCGAACAGCGGTTCCGACGCCGCCGGCAAGAAGGCAGGGAACACCTCGCACCTGGTCCTCGGAGAGATCGAGCAGGTGCCGCACACCTACGCGTATTACACCGCGTCCTACGCCATGATGAACGAGCACCAGCTCCTCAGCGCCGAGTGCACCGACTATGCGAAGGTCGAACTCAATGCCGAGGAGGGGAAGAGGATCTTCTACTCGTCCGAACTCTCGAATATTGCGCTGGAACGCTGCACTACCGCACGGGACGCGGTCGAACTGGTCGGCAGCCTCATCGACGCCTACGGCTATTACGGGACAGGCGAGACGCTCATCTTCGCCGACCCCACGGAGGCGTGGGTCATCGAGATGTGCTCCAGTCCGGCAGGCACAGGCGGCCTCTGGGTCGCGGAGAAGATACCGGACGGCGAGGTCTTTGTTGCCGGGAACGAGTTCAGGGTCAGGAATGTCACGGCGGGCGACCCGGACATGCTGTACACCCCCGACCTCTTCTCGGTCGCCGAGGAGTACGGCCTCTGGTCTCCCTCTGAGGGCACCTTCGACTGGCTGGAGGCGACAAGTTACGGCGAATACTCCCACCCCTATTACTCACTGATGCGGGTCTGGAGCATCCAGAACAGGCTTGCGCCCTCGCTGAAGGTGAGCCCCTATGTCGAGGACTCGTACACGACAGCCCTGCCCTTCACGGTCGTGCCCGACACGCCCGTCAACCGCACGACCGCCCTCTCCCTCTTCAGGGACCACTATGAGGGAACGGACTTTGATCTGACGGCAGGCATCGCCGCCGGGCCCTTCGGAAACCCGTACAGGTACCTCGGTCCCGCGGACGCCCACACCAATTTCCAGAACGATACCTCCATCGAGGTGCGGCCGGGTGCGAACCCGCGGCCTGTCTCGGCGATCTTCTGCAGTTACAGTTATGTTGCGGAGGCGCGGTCCGGCCTCCCCGACCCTGTCGGCGGCGTCCTCTGGTTCGGCCCTGCCGTGGCCTACGAGACAGTGTACGCCCCGATCTACGCCGGGTCGGAGGATGTCTCGACGTCCTACACGACCGGGACGCGGACGGAGTACGACCCCGACGCCGCCTACTGGACATTCGATTTCGTGACCAACTGGGCGATGCTCCGCTATGACGCGATGATCGAGGACATCCTGGCAGAACAGGTCAGACTCGAAGCAGAGTCGATGAGGCTGGTCGGGGAGACCGATGCAGAGGCGGCAGGGATGATCGCCGCGGGCGACGAAGCCAGCGCCCGCCGCCTCCTCACCAATGTCACCGTGCAGAGGGGCGATGAGATCATCAACGAGTGGCAGGACCTCTCGGCGATGCTCATCGTGAAGTACTCGAACGGCCTCGTCACCGACCCGGCGACGGAGGACGTCGACGAACCCGGATATCCGGCATGGTGGTACCAGGAGGCAGGATACCAGTACGGCCCCAGGGTCTACGACCTCGAACGCCTCCGCGCCACGCCGGGCCTGAACTACACCGGCGAGAGCGTGTGGTTCCCCAAAAACGTCTCTATCGACCAGATCCTGGAGAGGATCTGA
- a CDS encoding UDP-glucose/GDP-mannose dehydrogenase family protein: MEHVFHGIRDGDPIERYTANGDVCRSILLLALSTIGVNKMSNQQDVNFKVGIVGLGSVGSAVKHALSFYYPCTGYDIKGIGSWSDILETQVTFITVSTPEGIDSRLDCSAVDNVLSRLNESGHSGICVIKSTVGVGYTDSAVRRFPCLRIVYMPEFLREKSNFTWFVNPDRIVVSGDDQDIDTVLELFTWVDGLYDTVPVLRMSYIEAEIGKLAHNARIALLVSFTNEIEQISQEHGADPNRVMSVIHADRRVKSQEHLRPGLGPYGGKCVPKDTRELINASRNTILLKAAETVNNTLLNKRFPLDVKTAVSQPTEKRIC; the protein is encoded by the coding sequence ATGGAGCATGTGTTCCATGGTATCCGGGATGGTGATCCCATCGAAAGATACACCGCAAACGGTGACGTTTGCCGATCCATTTTGTTATTGGCTCTAAGCACAATTGGAGTCAATAAAATGAGCAATCAACAAGACGTTAATTTCAAGGTCGGTATTGTTGGCCTTGGATCGGTTGGTTCTGCTGTTAAACACGCACTGAGTTTCTACTATCCCTGCACCGGTTATGACATAAAAGGTATCGGTTCATGGAGTGACATTCTGGAAACACAGGTGACTTTTATCACCGTTTCGACGCCGGAAGGCATTGACAGTCGCCTTGACTGTTCAGCGGTTGATAATGTTTTGTCCCGGCTCAACGAAAGTGGGCATTCCGGTATTTGCGTGATAAAAAGCACTGTTGGAGTTGGGTATACAGATTCAGCGGTGAGACGTTTCCCGTGTCTGCGAATCGTTTACATGCCGGAATTTTTACGCGAAAAAAGCAACTTCACCTGGTTTGTCAACCCTGACAGAATCGTTGTAAGCGGAGACGATCAGGATATCGATACTGTGCTGGAATTATTCACCTGGGTAGACGGGCTCTATGACACGGTGCCGGTTTTACGGATGTCTTATATCGAAGCAGAAATTGGAAAACTTGCTCATAATGCAAGAATTGCACTCCTCGTTAGTTTCACAAATGAAATTGAACAGATTTCTCAGGAACACGGCGCCGATCCAAACCGGGTAATGAGTGTAATCCATGCCGACAGACGCGTAAAGTCCCAGGAACATCTGCGACCGGGACTTGGTCCCTATGGCGGGAAGTGCGTCCCGAAAGATACCAGGGAACTGATCAATGCCTCACGCAATACGATACTCCTCAAAGCGGCAGAGACTGTAAATAACACTCTCCTGAACAAGAGGTTTCCCCTCGATGTGAAAACTGCCGTCTCACAACCGACTGAGAAACGGATCTGCTAA
- a CDS encoding cache domain-containing protein — MESHVWAIALALAAASLLCAGCTAPAESGASDDAARVEMLSLLGGMQGAVTGNLTAIDRAAAETAAGLESAGLSGPRAEALLDGALAVDPSVYSAIVVARNGTVTAARPAGIGLVGSNLGEQAVVREVFDRKAPVMSDLFPLAEGGYAATIECPVFSPDEKMIGLVSVAFLPDRLVGGHAEATVKGTPYTVMAAQSGGRVLYDADPEEIGKETFNESLYADFPEVLDTARSFSDNWSGHAAYSFYDTGFGGVVRKEAYWTTVGLHGTEWRLVIIRPLV, encoded by the coding sequence ATGGAATCTCATGTATGGGCGATCGCTCTCGCCCTGGCGGCGGCCTCCCTTCTCTGTGCGGGATGCACGGCCCCGGCGGAGAGCGGAGCCTCTGACGACGCCGCCCGCGTTGAGATGCTCTCTCTCCTCGGTGGGATGCAGGGGGCGGTCACCGGAAACCTGACGGCAATCGACCGGGCGGCGGCGGAGACGGCTGCGGGCCTTGAGAGCGCCGGTCTTTCGGGGCCGCGGGCGGAGGCGCTCCTCGACGGTGCGCTGGCGGTCGATCCGTCAGTTTACTCTGCGATCGTGGTCGCGCGCAACGGCACGGTCACTGCCGCCAGGCCCGCGGGCATCGGACTTGTGGGGAGCAATCTGGGCGAGCAGGCGGTTGTGCGGGAGGTGTTCGACCGGAAGGCGCCGGTGATGTCAGACCTCTTCCCCCTTGCAGAGGGAGGGTACGCGGCGACGATCGAGTGCCCGGTCTTCTCGCCGGACGAAAAGATGATCGGCCTTGTGAGCGTCGCCTTCCTGCCCGACCGTCTCGTCGGCGGGCACGCGGAGGCCACGGTCAAAGGGACGCCCTATACCGTGATGGCCGCCCAGTCGGGCGGTCGTGTGCTCTACGATGCCGACCCCGAAGAGATCGGGAAGGAAACCTTCAACGAATCCCTGTATGCGGACTTCCCGGAGGTTCTCGACACGGCACGATCTTTTTCCGACAACTGGTCGGGGCATGCGGCCTACTCCTTCTATGACACCGGGTTTGGGGGGGTCGTCAGGAAGGAGGCGTACTGGACGACTGTCGGCCTGCACGGTACGGAGTGGCGTCTGGTCATCATCCGCCCCCTCGTCTGA
- a CDS encoding M3 family metallopeptidase encodes MHTSVRPIHLWALLLIAVSLMTAGCLQDRPQDGPVSVPEETSPIQTHYSPGEITRLSEAAEETANASLNAIAEIPPEKRTFETTVLAFDRVMADYSDAVAPLTLMGYVYPDAGIAAEGMACEESTSAFKTAVFTRRDLYDALRGQTPHTPEEARLYDMTIRDFEKNGLNLPDDRLAKVREMRTELSGLEIRYAANLNNDNTTLECTADELAGIPPAAMAAFSQTPQGTYIVTMKYPDFIAVMTYADNVETRTRMYEASSNRQAEANTALLEEAIVLRQKIARELGYATWADYQTDGRMAGNTSTVMGFLTSLQAPLKGKYDDEMEDLLILKKSLDPAATAVDPWDITYLQEKQKTQEYAYDEEEVREYFPLDTVLHGLFETYGTLFDIKFSEVGDAQVWSPDVRLYAVTDRADNETIGYLYLDLYPRDGKYGHFCAAPLVGGRLKDGTYATPVVAILGNFNRPEGERPSLLSMYEIETLFHETGHAMHHLLTTAPYGSLSGFNVAFDFVETPSQTLEEWAWDPEVLESASGHYTNASRKIPADLRDRVIAARNVGTGTFYTRHLLADSLEDMRFHTATGPINVTEVWYQTCEDVTGTRPPAGTHQPASFEHLMGGYDAGYYGYLWSKVYALDIVDEFKEDGMTNRTLGMTFRDEVLSRGNMEDGMVLLENFLGREPGVEALYRHIGINNSKA; translated from the coding sequence ATGCATACCAGCGTTCGCCCCATCCATCTATGGGCACTTCTCCTGATCGCCGTCTCCCTCATGACGGCAGGGTGCCTCCAGGACAGACCGCAGGACGGCCCCGTCTCCGTGCCGGAAGAGACGAGTCCCATCCAGACGCACTACTCCCCCGGCGAAATTACCCGGTTGAGCGAGGCCGCAGAGGAGACTGCAAACGCCTCTCTCAACGCCATCGCCGAGATCCCTCCGGAAAAACGCACCTTCGAGACCACGGTCCTCGCCTTCGACCGGGTCATGGCCGATTATTCCGATGCGGTCGCTCCCCTTACGCTGATGGGATATGTGTATCCCGATGCCGGGATCGCCGCCGAGGGCATGGCCTGCGAGGAATCCACATCCGCCTTCAAGACCGCCGTTTTCACCCGGCGCGACCTCTACGACGCCCTCCGCGGCCAGACGCCACACACGCCCGAGGAAGCCCGCCTATACGACATGACCATCAGGGACTTCGAGAAGAACGGCCTGAACCTCCCGGACGACCGTCTCGCGAAGGTCAGGGAGATGCGGACTGAGTTGAGCGGCCTTGAGATCCGGTACGCGGCCAACCTGAACAACGATAACACCACGCTTGAGTGTACAGCCGACGAACTCGCTGGAATACCGCCGGCGGCGATGGCCGCGTTCTCGCAGACCCCGCAGGGGACATATATCGTCACCATGAAGTATCCCGACTTTATCGCGGTGATGACCTATGCCGACAATGTCGAGACACGCACGAGGATGTACGAAGCGTCCAGCAACCGGCAGGCGGAGGCGAACACCGCCCTGCTCGAAGAAGCAATCGTCCTGCGCCAGAAAATTGCACGGGAACTGGGGTACGCCACATGGGCCGACTACCAGACCGACGGCAGGATGGCCGGGAACACGAGCACTGTGATGGGCTTTCTCACCTCCCTGCAGGCGCCCCTGAAGGGAAAGTACGACGACGAGATGGAAGACCTCCTCATCCTGAAGAAGAGTCTGGACCCGGCGGCAACGGCCGTCGACCCCTGGGACATCACGTACCTCCAGGAGAAACAGAAGACGCAGGAGTACGCCTATGACGAGGAGGAGGTCAGGGAGTACTTCCCTCTCGACACCGTCCTTCATGGCCTCTTCGAGACCTACGGGACCCTCTTCGACATCAAGTTCTCCGAGGTCGGGGACGCTCAGGTCTGGTCTCCCGATGTCAGGCTGTATGCGGTGACGGACCGGGCAGACAACGAGACGATCGGTTACCTGTACCTCGACCTCTATCCGCGTGACGGGAAGTACGGGCACTTCTGTGCGGCCCCGCTGGTCGGCGGGAGGCTGAAAGACGGCACGTACGCGACGCCGGTCGTTGCGATCCTGGGGAATTTCAACAGGCCCGAGGGTGAAAGGCCGTCTCTTCTCTCAATGTACGAGATAGAGACGCTCTTCCACGAGACCGGGCATGCGATGCACCATCTCCTGACGACCGCACCCTATGGCTCCCTCTCCGGGTTCAACGTGGCGTTCGATTTCGTCGAGACTCCCTCCCAGACACTTGAGGAGTGGGCATGGGACCCCGAGGTCCTGGAGTCGGCATCTGGCCATTATACAAATGCGTCCAGAAAGATTCCGGCAGACCTTCGCGACCGCGTCATTGCGGCGCGAAACGTCGGTACAGGGACTTTCTACACCCGCCACCTCCTCGCCGACTCTCTTGAGGATATGCGTTTCCACACTGCGACAGGCCCCATCAACGTGACCGAGGTCTGGTACCAGACCTGTGAGGACGTGACCGGCACGCGGCCCCCTGCCGGCACCCATCAGCCTGCATCGTTCGAGCACCTCATGGGCGGATACGATGCTGGCTATTACGGGTATCTCTGGTCGAAGGTCTATGCCCTCGATATCGTCGACGAGTTCAAGGAGGACGGCATGACCAACCGGACTCTCGGCATGACATTCAGGGATGAGGTCCTGTCGAGGGGCAACATGGAGGACGGGATGGTGCTCCTTGAGAATTTCCTGGGGAGAGAGCCCGGGGTGGAGGCGCTGTACCGGCACATAGGGATAAATAATTCAAAGGCATAA